In the Phaseolus vulgaris cultivar G19833 chromosome 7, P. vulgaris v2.0, whole genome shotgun sequence genome, one interval contains:
- the LOC137830232 gene encoding uncharacterized protein — translation MLLAFHVSSRIVNSRSCFSTNPCCLVCLGVGSVMGVSKRMMLAKALKEARAAKAGASSSPTANPILPPAPTPPPPITAEGASSPSSTSPPGSDVLPTPNSPSPIAAVPLAAASSPAPTPLDKGKRVLEILSDDEETEGVAPFKRRKSARVPLLAGTPPQGGNPFMDNPPSATSLPPMILQEERSEGAESAPPLPPPETTASPAPDAAAPDFIAIPPPIMHLMRGFSGETMPEGTDRREGMPFYLGAFLAVALEWRSQARNTVLQTQTLQALETKATTLEEEMKALGRQNEAYCSSLNQAQESRAEAERKLAEALELQADFYAREVSLQVQVAGLQEVVKTDAETHKDLKDRCCEQAAKMERMEEEMATQAKAMDLLRVDYDKLQVEVSRLRVEKEALEKQVASGDAAIEELEKEKKSLIQEMAGTFEEGFQEALSQASCENPGINLSNCDPTHHVVDGKVVPMDLND, via the coding sequence atgttacttgcatttcatgTCTCTTCGCGTATCGTGAATTCGCGTAGCTGTTTTAGTACTAACCCTTGCTGTTTGGTCTGCCTTggtgtaggatcggtgatgggcgtttccaaaagaatgatgttggcgaaagcactgaaggaggctcgtgccgccaaggcaggcgcctcCTCCAGCCCTACTGCCAATCCGATTCTCCCGCCGGCTCCGACACCGCCGCCGCCAATCACTGCTGAGGGTGCTTCTAGCCCATCTTcgacgtctccacctggctctgacgtgcttccaactcccaactctccttcgcctatcgccgctgtgcccctagctgcggcctcgtcaccggctccaacccccctcgacaaaggaaaaagggttttggagattctgtcagatgatgaggaaacagaaggcgtggcacccttcaagaggagaaaatccgcgcgggttcctcttttggCAGGGACAccgccgcagggagggaacccctttatggacaaccctccaagcgcaacctcactccctcctatgattctccaagaggaaaggaGCGAAGGTGCGGAATCTGCTCCGCCtctgccgccgccagaaaccactgcttccccggctcccgatgctgccgcccccgacttcattgccatcccccctccaatcatgcatctgatgaggggtttcagtggcgaGACTATGCCggaaggtaccgacaggagggaaggtatgcctttctatctgggggccttcttggcggtggcccttgaatggcgctcccaggccagaaataCTGTCTTGCAAacccaaaccctccaggccttggaaacgaaagcaaccaccctggaggaggagatgaaggccctgggacgccagaacgaggcttattgttcctctctgaaccaagcacaagagtccagggcagaagctgagaggaaattggcagaggccttggagctccaggctgacttctacgctcgtgaaGTTTCTCTCCAAGTGCAGGTGGCGGGTCTTCAGGAGGTGGTCAAAACGGATGCAGAAACTCACaaagacctgaaggaccgttgctgtgaacaggctgccaagatggagcggatggaggaggaaatggccacgcaggccaaagctatggaccttctccgagttgactacgacaaactgcaggtcgaggttagccggcttcgcgtggagaaagaggctctggagaaacaggtggcctctggagacgccgccattgaggaactggagaaggagaaaaagtcccttatccaggagatggcgggcaccttcgaggaggggttccaagaggccctgtcccaggcgtcctgtgagaaccctggcatcaacctttcgaactgcgaccccacacaccacgtagtcgacgggaaggtcgtgcccatggatttgaacgactga